Within the Erigeron canadensis isolate Cc75 chromosome 6, C_canadensis_v1, whole genome shotgun sequence genome, the region acaaaagacatccatcacattattcttgaactcagttccgttgtcactcctgattctcttaacacgaactccataaatattttcagtttcgacaaagaaatttatcaaaatctgcggagtttcatcttttgacttaagaaagaatacccatgagaatcttgagtaatcatcagtaaacACTAAATAGTAGTACATCCCAccaatacttcttacatttactggaccaaataaatccatgtgaagtaactcaaaaggattggcaatagaattttcttgtttcagtttatgggcagacttttgctgtttacctttcagacaaggtacacatttgtcttctattccaaaccgtttcatgggaacgccgtcaaccaaaccatgtttgacaatgtcattcatctttcggaaattgatatgtcccattcttctatgccataacaaagattcagattcatttgctttcgataacaagcaaacagactcctctggattatcaacacctaacacaaggccatagatgtctctcttcctaggagctttcagtaggatccagtcttcaggaataacatatcccggtttcaatataagtgcttctttctcattaaaatggacagtattacctttgtcacaaatctgagaaacacttaataaattatgtgataactgttccacataattgactttctccagcgtgatcttcccattgacaacatcaccttggcccgagatgttgccgcccttgggaccagcgaaactaacgtacgaaccatttacatcttcatagttggacaaaacgttcttgtcccctgtcatgtgccgagagcatccactgtcaacataccaaagactaataggcttccttggttctcccttctgatctgcagccttgcaatctgccatgtatgcaacgaaaTCTTCAGTtatcataccttcaggtatctcaaagttcttcatctgttcttcaatgctttgcatagaaatgtcatcaacaggatttgatgactctttcttttcttcagatgcttgtattgcagtcatttgttcactctcagatcttactgtctcagcaacattacacatattcttctatattgtctcagatgcactttcttcacttgagtacacagcataatcaatcattgcggctacctcatcatataactctaccatataggcatgattcgaggtatcatcggattgtgtatcccattgataagtaccatctggattttgaacaacaacagccttcgaatccgaaaatggtgacgaaacaggctgctgtggagtaacaggatatgtaatcattgcttgcgtcttatgattatttggtgtaacaccgccttgattataatttagacgaccagcaacagtattatcaatcctcttaggctattgacactctcttgcaaaatgaccaaatccatcgcaattataacatttcaccttggatttgtcaaaacctttagtgccattacctataggtctaccagttctctgagtgaatcttctgaccttaatagtaagcatagcaagctgccattgtagatccatttcttccaaatcatcaggatctatttgattgtaatcctcatcaattattgtaggatcagtaacctttcccccaataaatgcgttagtgagcattacaaaaggctgagtaaatactcattcttccctctgcagaactcatactcattggcatagaatggaaagattatgcattgctcttaacatttgaatttgtattgtcataagcaacatatctggcaataccatcagcatctactattggtgtagcttctgcaccacttagaaatgcattatttcctgagctggaacttgctaaatgaacagacttaccatgatataaggatggatcttgtgtaaaatctgaGTGAGCgtccttaatccttctcttcatatctctgttctttagcttggagactaccttctcaaaatcccatgtactgtattcctgatcatcttgaagttgatgaacataacagtccaagttttaggcagtgaatccagaaacttatcaactagctcagtttgaggataaataacttcaaagtatgacaattcagtggttagataactgaatcgaataataatctcatcaagagattcccctttcagtccattaaaggcttcatattgacgcttgagaagcttgatacggtttttcttcaaagttacatcaccctcacaataCCTTTCgtgagcatcccataaatcctttgaagtagtgtactttttaaacagatgtacactatcttgaggcaatgccATAGTTAGAGTTGACAAAGTCTTCccttcaacagcgtatcttttacgttcttcaataggcatatcagcataagtatacctactgattacttcgttcttctcatatgaaggccaatcaaaaccttgagttattactagccacatttccatgtcagtgagacgaatgtaatCTTCAAAACGTcccttccacatccaataattctccatacggaaaagctttggaggtgtattaccccgaccaacctcatgatcatgcatgatcatctggctaataagtaaggcattaggtgagtttgcggcagctggtaaagtagtcattttgaatcttttgttaacaaattaaacgaaataacactaagttcgtgtgagacgaagtacacgtggcacgaagaacacgaggtcacgcgagaagcacgtgacacgaagaacacgaggtcacgcgagaagcacgtgacacgaagaacacgaagtcacacgagaagcacgtgacacgaagacacaCGAGGTCACGCACCTGAGCACGAAGAtcagttcgtgcagacgtggcgCGAAGCTGACACGAAGTCAAGTTAGTGCTGATGTAGGCACTAAGCAAGGATCACCTCGtggtgacgtaagcacgaggtcgCGCGAAGTTAGACACGAACACAAGGaaaaaacacgaatttcgaacgaatttgcaatcaatagcaaatcaaacgatcttaaaccttctggtaatcaaccttacggctctgataccacttgtaaggtgccctattgttgcatggatcgtaataagacgtgattcgttatatcaagagtgcggaatcctcttgagataactagattactattgcctttcgttgattaatgagcaattaaccaacccaaggagatgcacaaggcttgtggttcgtgtagaagaacacacgaaggaacaattaaccttagctcgtaaattcgtgaataactatcaaggattcgtaaatcattaacctaattttgcagattaggtcttgtatttatactagttacgtattggatcgtgtgggcttaggccttaattacgtattaggcccgaaacaattaacaaccgatctggctcgtgctgacgtcagcacgaggttgttcctacatgctgatgatgcCAGCACGAGGGACtacccattgttctttgtttgacttcgtttgactcgtacataacatccaatcaccgtttaagtgttctacgacacttataaaccttgattctatgttcttgtacctgcaaaacaatatataacacacaaacacaatacaaaacacaaacagatataatattgaagttcaaacgtaatcattaaatatcaacacaagttcttatttaaatgattacaaacaagttcctaaaaacataaacgataatcaaatctatgttgcgattgtcacaacgaatctgcatctacattgaacatacggattactcctggattggcttgccattccttaacgacattgatgtactactgaatggtggttcatctagtcgggtgcgacttatgtcacacttaacgagatgtatatgttatatgagatgcgtgacttttgtcacaattataaagatgttcaaatgtgatatgtgatgatgcagaagatgactaggcacatttaggatgactcATCCTAATATAAacgatgttgatgatatgatatgtaagtgtgatcatatgtttgaggatatgtgccttaatgacttaatatgacttttatataatgttttatatgGACAAACGTTTgataacttatgtgttatcttacttagctaattcattagctaacacttgcttttttaaatgtgttgtgccctcaggtccaacaatagtgagcaggtagatgtgagaagatgtgaggcatgggtagatgatcttgaagctagctatagtttatccatagtggctgctcgctttagacatttgctttatgtttaaatattaatgaaatctATTGATAATGTACTCGGTTGCTTAATGTTGgacaaccgatggatttccatttagacttattttgatgatatggctagtaacaccatttaatgaataaaccaaacatattttactggtttggacttttaaagttaattccacTTCTTTTAatgccgttaggcaaaagtttttggaaatccttgtttttatAAGTTGGGTGTTACAGTTTCTTTTCTTGTATACTATATTTGTACTCTTGTATCTTGACCTCTAGTATTTTGCTAGTaggatttttatataatatatttctgtcgttctaaaaaaaagacACACATATACAATATACCTAGTTATCTACGcacttttttttgaaagttctaacataaaactttttttaactgCTGGTAAAAAAGTACTCGTACAAGTTACCAAATTACACCAAAAGTAAAATACCCCAACTCGTAAATGTTTAAATAAACATCAAGCAACAAAGCACCACCATGCTTCATTTACACACTTTTAAGTTCTAACACATACCTATTTAAAGACATAAGGCTTCCAAACGtaaaacaaagtatataaaccATATGGCCAAAGTTACAAGCATGTCAATACCAAGAaaaaacacatacaaatatCACAAGAATACAAACATACTACAAACGAATACTTTAAGGTCTAGTAAGCCCATATAGTACTAGGGTTGTTAAACTGATTATACCAATGTTATTTTACATAAGATCCTGCCAACACTTCACCCATACTCCCATAGGGCCCTATGTCTACAAGGAAGCTACCCGCCCATCGTACTCAACTAGACTTAtgctcgcgcaatgcggcagcgatggtagtgatggcggaggtggtggtgatgatggcgGTGGGGGCGGCAGTGGGGACAATGATGGGGGCGGCGATGGTgttgaatgtaaaagtaattgatgttaaaggtaatattgtagttattttaagtgttgagggatctatactgtaaattatttcgtTAATAGTATTATAGGTACATGTTGAAATTATGAGAATATTCCAATACATCTATACGACCTCATATCTATGAACCTTTACGGTCGCACGTGAAGAATAGGGATGGCTTAGTTgaactttatatttataacaaatatGCATTACAAAAGATAATAACTAGAAATTTCTAAAAGTAAGTTTTagtaagttttcaaaaatagaTTTGTAAATGACGAGCAGGTCGAATCGCGCACCTAAGAACCATGGGCCAAACAAGATTGGCCCGTATACCTCATGGGGTCGGCCACACACAAAgtaaaaggaaaggaaaaaatGGATGTTTCTTTGTTCCACATTGATTGGGAGAAGTAAACCTAAGAGTTTTCTACTTTTATAAATAGAGACCTAAAACTCTTTTTCCAAATCAATTCTCTCTTCTCCCTTGTGAAGCATGGGTCGAAATTCTCCACTCTTTGGATGAGAATTTTGAGCTAGCTTTtctagttatttttttatattatggtGGGTTTTAACTTAGATTTATAGCTAGAACTTAGCTAAGTGCCAAAAATCCATTCGTGTGTACGAGTATTTAGAGGAGTTCCTACACTTGGGCTCTAGTACGTGACAGAGTTCTCGTCTTCGGGTTTCTTCAAAGAGTTTGGtgcctttatttatttatttattagttgGTTATATTGCATGCATGATAGATTGTTTTAGggaattaattagttaatttttttattacctTATTTGgcatatataattagttaggttaattaattattgcataaagtaattaaactagattaatttatttgtttatttaatgaATCGTAACTAATTAGGATGTTCATGTTTTATTAAAGGGTATTTAATTAAACGGTTTTGATAAATAAGGGTTATGGAATTCGACCTTCCCTTTCCAAGGGGAAGTCGAATTCGActtctttaattaattagggtttcgaACTTGATGACTCTCTTTAAGGGAAGTTGAGTTCGACTAGGattaattaaattgaattttaattatttacactttaaaccctaagtTTTGAATAAACTATTTTGAAGTCCTTTTAATTTGTGAACATCCATAATCGATACTTAGAGTTGTATAGTTAATAAAATCTCAACagtatattagatggagatgtttaaattagtgaataaaggagaatggtatttttggtttttcaaagacagaaagtttaaggaaaaaaaagggtggtttgttttattaggcTAGACTTATGTCTGGGCAATGCGGCGGTAGTGggggtagtgatggcggaggtggtggtgggggcggcagTGCGGACGGTGATGGGGCGacaatggtggtgaatgtaaaagtaattgatgttaaaggtggtatatattgtagttattttaagtgttggatcgtaaattatttcattaaggatattataggtatattagttggagatgtttaaattagtgaataaaagataaagatatctttgtttttttaaaggtagaaaCTTTAAGGAGAAAAAAagatggtttgttttattatatagtataaataaataGTATAGATTTCCTATAAAGTATATCACAACCCAACAACCACAATAAATATCCCCTATGGTAAAGCTAATTCTCTTTTACAACTACATACAGAGGAGGGAAAAACAATGCTCATATCATATTTaccataattttaattttaagtattttcatATAAGTCATAAGTTTACTATGCTCATATCATATTTACCATAATTTTAATTCTAAGTATTTTCATATAAGTCATAAGTTTACTCTTTTAGACAGATAAACTGTTTATTAAATGGTCCTTTTTAATTTCTTGGATGATGGTTTCTGGTCTAAGTTTAgctttaaaaacatatataatatatatatatgttcaattattagctagttatataaaaagggaaaaatgaatatgtattGTTAAGCACttaacttaggtgaaaaaccTTCACATATtacttttttgatattttaaataaatatttaatccttatattttttatgttttaaaaaataacatgtaagagatttttcacccaaaatgCCTTAACAAATGGCATGTGAGATTTATCACCCAAATTGCCTAACACCTTCCCGGCTTCCCCAATATAGAAAGCAAACCATGAATCAATATCATCAAATTAGAGGGAGTCCTTGAGCATTACATAGAATTCATTTGTGAGGGCTTGGCTTGGTATAACCATGTTTAAGTCTGAGGGGTatggtttacccctattaatcgtcgtgccttcggacggATTAGTTGTGGGTTtctccccatcgggtatttgaaatagacatttctacttcaaaTGAACTCTTTAgcgcggatccggttaagacaacgtatgctataCCTCCCGCTGtcaaatcgcgacacgaagtatttagcgaaattcacctttcaaaaaatcaaattagACAGAAGAGATCCCCTTTCCAACTAAGTTGGAAACATCTTAATCATTGTATTGAAATTAAAGTCTAAAATTTATGggagaatttcatatatatcccattttaaagacataattacatatatgtccAAAGCATGCTTTAAAAGCATTGTAattatgcattaaaaacttgAACCTaagacatatatgtaattatgtctttaaaatggGATATATATGCGTTGTACGGGTCTGACTGAGAACGTAAACTATAACTAACTGaaagttacattattattcataatttatgataacattaaaaaaaatagtcggtttacattataatattatcaagtatgttaaaacatgactaatgaaacttaaatatttacaaatgattaaaaaaaaggttccattaaattttaagaGATATAGttgaaattaagttttaaaattaaatataataatattaaactaaattaaattaaaataacatgtTATCATGTTTAGCCGAATCTTTTGTGAATATATATCCATCCATTAAGTTTTTAAGAGATATACATGGAAAAAATTAATATGGTAATGAAAAGcctaatatgatcatatttagCCGACTTGTAAACTTTCTaaacacttttttttactttttaatttttttattattaattaatgatgattaggataaaaaataattttttaaaaaatgtttaaatttaaaaaattaatgtaGACATGACACGTAATAAAAAAATCGACAGCTTGATAACGTGACAATCCCCTTCCCAAATTAGATCCTTCGGAGTTATGACACTTTGGTGGATccggaagcaacctctctaccaTTGTGTAgagtaaggtctgtctacatcatatCTCCCCATAGCCCAGTTTATGTCGGGATTGagtagttgttgttgttgttgttggagtTGTGAGTTTTCTTCTCTATTTGAATCTCTCTTGTACCACTTGACCAAAACCAAAGGCATGAAAATCTTAAAAGCTCAATAAAATTTAGGGTTTAACAGTTTGATTGCCACGCCCAAAATATTTCCCGCGAAATAGTAACTTCTTGTTTTCTTACCTCTAATTCTTCctcatttgttttataataacaataataataagaggaagaagaagaatctGGAAGCCCTGAAATTCATCTTTTTGTTAAGttattaatttgaattttttggCTTGAttaatatacacacacacacacatataatataATGCTTTTCAAATATCAATTGACTTGTGTGTGTGTATCCACAGATTGATagaataaaatagaaaagaatgGCGGGTGATATTATTAGGCAGAGAGCAGCAGCAGCAGTCATGTACCATTACCCGTGCCCAGACGGCGCATTTGCCGCTTTAGCCGCCCACATTTACTTCtcttctctttcttcttcatcaattGCTCCTCCATTGCCGCCGCCTCTCTTCTTTCCGAACACGGTTTATTCCCCTGTCAAGTTTGTTACTAACTAACCCTTTTGCACCTAAAAGTCAACTCTTTctaataatacatacatacattcacTTTATTATATCTCTaaccttattattattttgtgtCTCAGGGTTGAAGAGCTTCCCTTGGAACAGATTGGTGATGTGTATCTTCTTGATTTCGTTGGACCTCCCGGTTTCGTTCAGCAGCTCTCCTCCAAAGTTAACCGgtttgttcttaattaaatctttatttattactaATATAATTAGAACAACCTTACTTTTGAGCCCATGTCAAGatagtgaaaagtgaaaacacaGTGCTAGTTGTGGCAAAATCAATAGGTTGGGTTAGGCTGACCCGGTAGTACTTTATTGTCATTTCGAACAAATTTAAGCATCTGATTACATGTTGGACGATTTTTGACCTGCTTAACCACTTTGACCCATATGACCCCTTTTCATCGGTAACTAATTGTTTTATGTCATAGCTGCTAGACCTGTCATCGATAATACACCACCCAAGTAgacttcattttattttggttttgatttgtTCAGTGTGATAATATTAGATCATCATAAAACTGCACTCAAGATGATCGATGATGGTGAGTTTGCCTTCACGAATGTGACAAAGGTGATAGATATGGGAAGGAGCGGGGCAACCATTGCCTATGATTTTTTCAAGGAAAAAGTCTTATCACTTGAAAACGTGAACAATTCGAGTGGTCGTGAACTGggtatttataattttgaatgCTCCCGGAAGCTGTTTGAATATATTGAGGATGCGGACCTATGGAGGTGGCGTCTTCCGAACAGCAAAGCTTTCAGCAGTGGTTTAAAAGATATGAATCTTGAATTTAACGTGACGTTAAATCCCTCGTTGTTTGAGCAGGTAGATATTTGGTTGTCTTATCATACAAACTTGCAACGAAAAAAGCTAGAATTTGTATGAATTCAAGCATGATCGTTTCCCTTGTAGTATATTTTGACCTTTTAGTATGGTGATGATATTGTTGCTGCTTTTTCCTTGTATGATAACTATATACATAACTTGTTAGATGTACTGAGGTGAGACAGAGAGAGGTGAGATATGCCTATACACATGTGGAATTACATGTGTTACCCAATATATCAGAAAATCTAATGTTCCTAATGATATATCCGTTCTATACTGTGCCTACAAATCCTCCTGATAATATCTACAAATCCTTCTAATGCCACATGTCATTAATCGATCAGAGTGTGAGGCAGTGAGCCATTTCCTAACTTAATGACTAATGACATGTGGTGTTAGGAGGATTTGTAGGCACATTGTTAGAAGGCTATATCGTTTCCTTTTCTGTTTTCGTATAGAGATGGCAAAAAGGATGGGTTGGGCGAGTTGGTTTTATTGGTCAACAATGGTACAGATTGACCCAAACAAATATTTGTGCAAAATATTTTACAAATAGCTAGTCAGTCAGATATGATTTaccataaattaaataatagtctactttattgaataaaaattaagagttttaaaattataaatactcTTTGGTTATTTTTGACGTGCTCGACCCACATGGCCACATGACCCATTTCCCGTTGAGCTTTTTTTCGACCATCTGAGATAAAAGTATACCTGAATTGACCCATTTATTAACAAAGGGTGTCAATTGCTACCTATGTCTCACTGCTCCCCACTGTTGCAAAAATGTCTTATATGTTAACAATGCTCGACAGTTGCTATCTTTGGATGTGGAACACGTCATAAATCAAGGCTTGAGCAGTTTATCGCAGAAGCAAAATTTAATAAACGAGGTACTGGACCAGTCGTATGAGATTGTACTTGATGATGGAGCATCTGGACATTGTCTGGTAATTTTTCTCTTCCATATTTCATTTGTTGTTTTCTATGGACTTATCAGTTCGTTTTGTAATTATGTCATATATGTTGTTGGTGAGAAAAACAAACACCAAGCAACACTTTTTTAGTTCCATAAAATAACTAGTTTATTAAACATGATAAATAAACTCTAAttctatattaatgttttttataatGAGATTTAGGGGGCTGTAATCAATTTATTATGCCATGGTCAACTCTAAACCCATTGATTGTTAAATATAGTTTTATGCCCATCCGACCTTTTAGAAATACAATAATGACCAAGTTGACCCATTTTTTGTATGTTTGAGCTGAAATAGCCATGCCGGCTGATACTCTTCTATTGCTTGTATAGGCTGTTGATGCTGATGCTGTGTCTGATCTGAGGAGTGAGCTTGGCCACCAATTAGCGGAAAAAAGCCTGAGTCATAATCTGAGGTATCCAACCTTATATTGGTGGATGCATCTTCCATTCCTGAACTACTATGTgtttttttaactcttttattcATGGTACAACTAACACCATCTTTACTAAAGATTGTGTGGTTTATCTATCACAATAATTTATGAATGTTGTTGTCAGTAAGCATAGCTGTATCTAGTTTAAAGGATTCATTGTAGTAGACTTGTTGTGTATATAGCTTAATGAAATTCTTGTGCCCTAATAAAGGTACTTGTTAAGTAAAATGCAATGAACTCCAGTAAGGAAATTGATCCAGGATTCAGACTAGAGTATACACTGCATAACAAACGAAAGACAAACATCACGGGATacaatagaaaagaaaattctATACATTTTACTCTTTTGGACATAATTTGCTACGGAGCAGATCATGTAGGTCTGCCACTGGTCAAAAGATTGTTTCTTTACTTGCTGGTGTTTGCAGTATGTTATATGTTGATAACCAATGTAAGTAACTTAGAAAGATTAATTACAATCTTCACAAGCACCAAAGTggacaaatttaaaatttatgatGTCAAAAGTAGGCCTTCCAAAAACAGATTCTATGTGCT harbors:
- the LOC122605231 gene encoding uncharacterized protein LOC122605231 isoform X2 encodes the protein MAGDIIRQRAAAAVMYHYPCPDGAFAALAAHIYFSSLSSSSIAPPLPPPLFFPNTVYSPVKVEELPLEQIGDVYLLDFVGPPGFVQQLSSKVNRVIILDHHKTALKMIDDGEFAFTNVTKVIDMGRSGATIAYDFFKEKVLSLENVNNSSGRELGIYNFECSRKLFEYIEDADLWRWRLPNSKAFSSGLKDMNLEFNVTLNPSLFEQLLSLDVEHVINQGLSSLSQKQNLINEVLDQSYEIVLDDGASGHCLAVDADAVSDLRSELGHQLAEKSLSHNLRNMEVVAI
- the LOC122605231 gene encoding uncharacterized protein LOC122605231 isoform X1, whose product is MAGDIIRQRAAAAVMYHYPCPDGAFAALAAHIYFSSLSSSSIAPPLPPPLFFPNTVYSPVKVEELPLEQIGDVYLLDFVGPPGFVQQLSSKVNRVIILDHHKTALKMIDDGEFAFTNVTKVIDMGRSGATIAYDFFKEKVLSLENVNNSSGRELGIYNFECSRKLFEYIEDADLWRWRLPNSKAFSSGLKDMNLEFNVTLNPSLFEQLLSLDVEHVINQGLSSLSQKQNLINEVLDQSYEIVLDDGASGHCLAVDADAVSDLRSELGHQLAEKSLSHNLRGIGAVVYRVVELKDDQILKVSLRSIDSEDTTSISQKHGGGGHLNASSFMISRREFEQWKVGCTNGAANLD